A portion of the Oncorhynchus clarkii lewisi isolate Uvic-CL-2024 chromosome 27, UVic_Ocla_1.0, whole genome shotgun sequence genome contains these proteins:
- the LOC139385959 gene encoding secretogranin-2b-like, whose translation MPSLPKLSSAGMAFLLSLLHLLLLGSGSAQGASLREHRLRGSELDPQRGDTPYLPPNADMLKALEYIESLRQRTGASAPQKQASLNLDYDTTNMDTDSEKLLSMLRLPSPAQTSQSNIGQGQDQDEDDEEGEGNKENKTHEWLQAVLNTLQQTKKGPKPSPVRPSAARHALGKGRRPAKEEDSQVGEGVAYPWTQRASRPHRKYPLMFEDEEDGEGEEEGRVQGRESPFKRTNENMEGKYTPQNLANLQSVFEELGRLANAKAGHKRQTEDDGDDDMFKVRNLAYEDVTGGEDWSPLEEQMDKGDEERDNRQEFDRGLEDDEDDDDDNEDEEIDEVKRSSQLGPREYDPDDYYLLKVLEKTEQEEQKRELEEEEEQKRELEEEEQKRELEEEEEQKRELEEEEEQKRELEEEEEREERRAAQTQYSDKVDPQAIYQLIQISQKLQIPPEDLMDMLKSGEMTKQDRTPLRTKAQSWTPNDLARVEDKLTQISSHQKNKIPPETFFNRLPETQTSNIPEEINTEDILKILGLGSVANQNAPALKKQKQHTSPPSRFYAPAGKQKNYMFSEPNVPEKGKDDYDNTVNEDELSTYLAAQMLAQYPQTANQKKRTSQPPSQDHQLVLGTFEQAIQDYFDQMDSDKSLPQKRQSDPKEDTGNVSQTQGLDDDTLLKILDYLNPETEEGEDKDLYAQTVKGL comes from the coding sequence ATGCCGTCACTCCCCAAGCTCTCCTCTGCAGGGAtggccttcctcctctccttgctCCATCTCCTACTCCTGGGCTCCGGCAGTGCCCAGGGGGCCTCTCTCAGAGAACACAGACTGAGGGGCAGTGAGCTGGACCCCCAGCGAGGAGACACCCCCTACCTCCCCCCCAATGCAGACATGCTCAAGGCCCTGGAGTACATTGAGAGCCTCCGCCAGCGGACCGGGGCGTCAGCCCCACAGAAGCAGGCTTCCCTCAACCTAGACTATGACACCACCAACATGGACACAGACTCAGAGAAACTCCTCTCCATGCTGAGGCTACCCTCTCCTGCCCAGACCAGTCAGAGTAATATAGGCCAAGGGCAGGACCaagatgaggatgatgaggaagGGGAGGGCAACAAGGAGAACAAGACCCATGAGTGGCTACAGGCGGTACTGAATACCCTCCAGCAGACCAAGAAGGGCCCCAAGCCATCCCCTGTGAGGCCCAGTGCAGCCCGCCATGCTCTGGGCAAAGGGCGGAGACCAGCGAAGGAGGAGGACAGCCAGGTGGGAGAGGGCGTGGCGTATCCGTGGACGCAGCGTGCTAGCCGGCCTCACAGGAAGTACCCGCTGATGTTTGAAGATGAAGAGGACGGTGAGGGGGAGGAAGAAGGCAGAGTCCAGGGCCGTGAGAGCCCCTTCAAACGCACCAATGAGAACATGGAGGGGAAGTACACGCCCCAGAACCTGGCCAATCTGCAGTCTGTGTTTGAGGAACTGGGGAGGTTAGCCAATGCCAAGGCTGGACACAAACGCCAGACtgaggatgatggtgatgatgacatGTTCAAGGTGAGGAACCTGGCCTATGAGGATGTGACAGGGGGAGAGGATTGGTCGCCCCTAGAGGAGCAGATGGATAAGGGGGAcgaagagagagacaacaggcaGGAGTTCGACAGAGGCTTGgaggatgatgaagatgatgatgatgataatgaagaTGAGGAGATTGATGAGGTCAAGCGATCAAGTCAGCTAGGTCCAAGAGAATATGACCCAGATGACTACTACCTTCTGAAGGTGCTGGAGAAAACAGAGcaggaggagcagaagagagagctagaagaagaggaggagcagaagagagagcTAGAAGAagaggagcagaagagagagctagaagaagaggaggagcagaagagagagctagaagaagaggaggagcagaagagagagctagaagaagaggaggagagggaagagaggagggcagCTCAAACTCAGTACAGTGACAAGGTAGATCCACAGGCCATTTACCAGCTCATCCAAATCTCCCAGAAACTACAAATCCCACCAGAAGACCTGATGGACATGCTGAAGAGTGGGGAGATGACAAAACAGGACAGGACACCACTGAGGACAAAGGCACAGTCTTGGACACCTAATGATCTGGCCAGGGTAGAGGACAAACTAACTCAGATCTCCTCTCACCAAAAAAATAAGATCCctccagagacattcttcaacaGGCTGCCTGAGACCCAAACAAGCAACATCCCGGAAGAAATAAACACAGAAGACATTCTAAAAATCCTCGGGCTGGGAAGCGTGGCAAATCAGAACGCACCTGCACTCAAGAAGCAGAAACAGCATACAAGCCCGCCATCAAGGTTTTACGCGCCAGCTGGAAAGCAGAAAAACTACATGTTCTCTGAGCCAAACGTCCCAGAGAAAGGAAAGGACGACTACGACAACACTGTCAATGAAGACGAGCTGTCGACTTATCTGGCTGCCCAGATGTTGGCACAGTATCCGCAGACAGCAAACCAAAAAAAGCGCACCTCGCAGCCTCCCTCACAAGACCATCAGCTCGTGCTGGGAACGTTCGAGCAGGCGATACAGGACTACTTTGACCAAATGGACTCAGATAAAAGCCTGCCTCAGAAAAGACAGTCAGATCCCAAGGAGGACACGGGCAATGTGTCACAAACGCAGGGCTTGGATGACGACACGCTGCTGAAAATTCTAGACTATCTGAACCCAGAGACTGAAGAGGGCGAAGATAAGGACCTTTATGCCCAAACTGTCAAAGGACTGTAG